The following coding sequences are from one Triticum dicoccoides isolate Atlit2015 ecotype Zavitan chromosome 4A, WEW_v2.0, whole genome shotgun sequence window:
- the LOC119284261 gene encoding protein FAR1-RELATED SEQUENCE 4-like — MAFITNEEGYEFYQQYARSAGFGITKLKRKPMSRLYACSRGGASTSYKPGEERKRAKMSKKVNCGAAVKIKKRGKEWIYEKVMLEHNHTLNPNPSELKHMYSHKNKDPLIMEVVDDLQTCDVSPNTTMNVLTHFHGNYEIMPMNDRDLRNRRAANVLKKRADDVKKLRAFFNEFRAHNSKFYYDIEDDSEGVTKNIFWSHASCQANYAEFGDVVTFDTTYKCNFYKMPLAMFVGSNHHLQNVIFGFALLRDETEETFKWVSQTFKTCMGDKEPHCILTGIVEHFVATYMSFQPIW, encoded by the exons AACAATATGCAAGATCAGCAGGTTTTGGTATTACCaagctcaagcggaagccgatgtcGCGTCTGTATGCATGCTCCCGGGGAGGTGCCAGTACATCTTACAAGCCTGGGGAGGAACGCAAACGTGCGAAAATGTCCAAGAAGGTTAACTGTGGGGCAGCTGTTAAAATCAAGAAAAGGGGGAAAGAATGGATATATGAGAAAGTGATGTTGGAGCACAATCATACTCTGAATCCTAATCCATCTGAATTGAAGCACATGTATTCACATAAGAACAAAGATCCTCTTATCATGGAGGTTGTTGATGATCTGCAGACCTGTGACGTCTCTCCTAATACAACAATGAATGTGTTGACCCATTTTCATGGCAACTATGAGATCATGCCAATGAATGATCGTGACTTGCGAAATAG AAGAGCAGCCAATGTACTTAAGAAGCGAGCTGATGATGTAAAAAAACTTAGGGCCTTCTTCAATGAGTTCAGAGCACATAACAGTAAATTCTATTATGATATAGAGGATGACTCCGAGGGCGTTACGAAGAATATATTCTGGAGTCATGCTAGCTGCCAGGCAAACTATGCTGAGTTTGGTGATGTGGTTACTTTTGATACAACATATAAGTGTAATTTTTACAAAATGCCGTTGGCGATGTTTGTTGGGAGCAACCACCACTTGCAGAATGTCATTTTTGGGTTTGCACTCCTCCGTGACGAGACAGAGGAAACATTTAAATGGGTTTCCCAGACTTTCAAAACATGCATGGGAGACAAGGAACCTCATTGCATACTTACAGGTATTGTTGAGCACTTCGTGGCTACATACATGTCGTTTCAACCAATATGGTAA